The genomic DNA GAGTGACCAGCGTCCCTATAATCAGAATCGTCCACCGCGGTCAGAAGGGCAGCGGGATGAACGTCGGCGTTTTGATAAAGATCGTCCGGCTGGACAAAATCCACCCCAGGGGCAAAAAACCTTTGGGGAGAGAAAAGATCGTCCTTTCCAAAAGGATAAGAAAAAAGGCGTTCTTCCGGCAATACCGAAGCCTGAAGCTCCTAAAGGAGAAAATAAGGAACCTGAGCGGAGGAAAGGAGCCCCGGATAAAAAACGGGAATGGGAAAAAACATTAAAGAAGGAAGAAAAAGCTTTTGCCGTTGAAGAAAAGAAATTAAGTATGAAGAAAGAAAAGAAAGAAAAACAAGAGACAGTAGTAGATGTTCCCAAAACTATTGTGATTCCTGAGAGTATGACCGTGCAGGAATTTGCCAAAATTATGGGTAAAACTGCGGCAGAAGTGATTAAAAAGTTAATGAATTACGGGATTTTAGCTACCATAAACCAGGAGATTGATGCCGATACCGCCACGATTATTGCTACCGACTTTGGCTTTGAGGTGACGGTGGAAAAGGAAGAAAAAGAAGATATCTGGCTTACCGAAGAAACTCCCGATGATCCGGAGACCTTAGAACCAAGACCGCCCATTGTAACGGTAATGGGCCATGTTGACCACGGTAAAACCTCCCTTTTAGATGCTATTCGCCAGACAAATGTCACTGCCACTGAAGCGGGAGGAATCACCCAGCATATAGGCGCTTATCAGGTAGAACATCATGGCCGGAAGATTACTTTCATCGATACCCCTGGTCACGAAGCTTTTACCGCTATGCGCGCCCGGGGAGCCCAAGTTACGGATATAGCCATCCTAGTGGTGGCGGCCGATGATGGGGTGATGCCGCAAACGATTGAGGCCATAAACCATGCTAAAGCCGCGGGGGTTCCAATTATTGTAGCGGTAAATAAAATTGATAAGCCAAACGCTCAACCGGATAGGGTAAAGCAGCAATTAACCGAATACGGCCTTATCCCTGAAGCCTGGGGGGGCGATACCGTTTTTGTTGAGGTATCGGCCTTAAAGAAGATTGGCATTGAAGAACTTTTGGAAATGATTTTATTGGTGTCCGATCTCAAAGAATTAAAAGCTAATCCTAATAAGCCTGCCCGGGGGACGGTAATTGAAGCACAACTGGATAAAGGCCGGGGACCGGTGGCCACCGTATTGGTACAGTCCGGCACATTAAACGTTGGGGATGCGGTAGTTGTTGGTTTAACTTACGGCCGGGTACGGGCTTTAGTGG from Carboxydothermus pertinax includes the following:
- the infB gene encoding translation initiation factor IF-2: MRKKRVFEIAKELNMESKEVISRLRAIGVEVKSHMSTVENHHLNLLLKALNREKEEKEKKEQDKKQVEQKAEAQKPHNHPQRPKEQQQQQKQGGPNRPREQRHERPQGQGQRYGGSQRTEQRDKDKNRRGSDQRPYNQNRPPRSEGQRDERRRFDKDRPAGQNPPQGQKTFGERKDRPFQKDKKKGVLPAIPKPEAPKGENKEPERRKGAPDKKREWEKTLKKEEKAFAVEEKKLSMKKEKKEKQETVVDVPKTIVIPESMTVQEFAKIMGKTAAEVIKKLMNYGILATINQEIDADTATIIATDFGFEVTVEKEEKEDIWLTEETPDDPETLEPRPPIVTVMGHVDHGKTSLLDAIRQTNVTATEAGGITQHIGAYQVEHHGRKITFIDTPGHEAFTAMRARGAQVTDIAILVVAADDGVMPQTIEAINHAKAAGVPIIVAVNKIDKPNAQPDRVKQQLTEYGLIPEAWGGDTVFVEVSALKKIGIEELLEMILLVSDLKELKANPNKPARGTVIEAQLDKGRGPVATVLVQSGTLNVGDAVVVGLTYGRVRALVDDKGRRVKKATPSMPVEVLGLNDVPSAGDILVVVEDEKTARTLAEKRQNQKREEELRASNKVSLEDLFKHIQEGKIKELNIVLKADVHGSVEAIRQSLTRLSTEEVKVNVIHSGVGAITETDIMLASASNAIVIGFNVRPDSNARKLAEVEKIDVRVYRIIYELLDDIKAAMAGLLEPEHKEVVLGRAEVRKTFKASKIGTIAGLYVLEGKIVRSAKARVIRDGVVVFEGNIDSLKRFKDDVREVAQGYECGLTIEKFNDIHEGDIIEAFTIEEVQRTLE